The following is a genomic window from Episyrphus balteatus chromosome 1, idEpiBalt1.1, whole genome shotgun sequence.
aagccgttagagcggtttttttttaataaatttttattttaaaaaattttccaacatttttcaaaaaaaaaaatttggtatgccattttgaagaaataattaatttacacataaaaacgaaatctcaaaattttttaccaatccgttttcaaaaattgatttttgaaaaaaaaaaatttcttgaaaattttctaaaatttaaatatttcataagtcttttgtataaaaactttcgttgaaatcgggttaataTTGTACgaaatattcagaaaccaaaaaaacgttttatggCAGGATaggaggtaccgttaataactgtataaaaaatagtttttttatttcaaaagctgGTTCTTATATGTAATatttcacacaaaaattttaatcaaaatcgttagggcCCTTAGAACACAGATTATGTCAGATcaagttaaaatttataataatgtaCATGTAATAAAGTGCGAAAGCTAGAAAAACTGTTGAagcttaaaattaaatgaatttgaaatggaaatcgtaaaaaaatagGCCTGACCTAGATGCAGCCAAGAAGTCACAATGTCGTCAAGTCGCCATGCGATGTCGCCATGTCCCCATTTTTGAGTGCattgcatgattttttttttcgaattttacaACGACAATCGATAAATTATAGTTAACTTGAATTATTTAATCAAGTCATCTGAAAAATGTATTGTCTTAaaggaaatggtaacggagttacgaataacagagttacgcgcgacagtgttacggccgtcaaagttacgcgaaaccgaagttacgaaaaaccagagttacgaattctaaagttatgttaagctatgacatgtgatttttgggttggcaacaattgcgaggaacgatatggaattatggaaacataaataagagaatatcgatacgtaggtgcaatattagttggacaaataagaagttaatttcaattataatgtcccccaaacttacataagtatacttatgttttttttttctatttcaacgtttttgcgatcttctcacgaaaacaaaaccattgtatatctatacctatccaatcaaaattttacaagattaaataacacccattttcgctttactcatttagttctgaccaatgagaaaaatgttaatctcttgtttgtatttccataattccatatcgttcctcgcaattgttgccaacccaaaaatcacatgtcatagcttaacataactttagatttcgtaactctagtttttcgtaacttcggtttcgcgtaactttgacgctcgtaactctgtcgcccgtaactctagtattcgtaacttcgtcggtttcccgtcTTAAAGTATTAGAATTTCTGCCATTACCCtagtaaataaaatgtaaaagtcACAGAGATTGGAATcggaaaattcatatttttttaaatgcttataAAAGTACTCCAAAACAATTTGAAGAGTTATTTAATAATGACACTCTCATCTTAATAGAAGATAACTACAAAAATGATTCCAGATCTAACAAAAACTCCAAAATCTTTTGCTCTTCAACAGAGATTAAGTTTCAAGGaaataatgaaaattcaatttaggtacattgttttttttatatagcaaATCAAAGTTGTCCACCGACAGGTTCACCAAGTAGTCCACCTACAAGACCGTCTCCACCAAGTAGTCCACCGACAAGACCTTCTCCATCAAGCAGTCCACCCACAAGACCGTCTCCACCAAGCAGTCCACCGACAACACCGTCTCCACCAAGCAGTCCACCCACAAGACCGTCTCCACCAAGTAGTCCACCGACAAGACCTTCTCCATCAAGCAGTCCACCGACAAGACCGTCTCCACCAAGTAGTCCACCGACAAGACCTTCTCCATCAAGCAGTCCACCGACAAGACCGTCTCCACCAAGTAGTCCACCCACAAGACCTTCTCCACCAGGCAGTCCACCCACAAGACCGTCTCCACCAAGCAGTCCACCGACAACACCGTCTCCACCAAGCAGTCCACCCACAAGACCTTCTCCATCAAGCAGTCCACCGACAAGACCGTCTCCACCAAGCAGTCCACCTACAAGACCGTCTCCTCCAAGCACTCCACCCACAAGATCTTCTCCACCGACAAGACCGTCACCAGCTGGGAATGGTGCGGCAAAACTGCATGAAATAACTGCCAAGAGGCTGAAGAGTGCGATAACCAAAACGTCAAACCGGTTCATTTTTTCTAGAATCttcaatgttttcttttaaataaaaagttaaaactgaAATGGCTTTAAATAATGCTAACCTTTTATACTtgattttttggacaaaaattaatgttattttgcaaaaaaataattttatttctataatcCAGCAGATGTATGCAAAgtttaacaaacaaaacaacaacaaatttcgTATCTATCAAAACAATACCAAGATCATGCAGTCTACAGTGGAGTATTGGAACAAGTTAGggcctttttcaaaaatgcctTCCACTTCTATTGGTTGTGGAATTTCAGAAGAACTTCAAAACAATTTCatcattgaataaaattaaagaagagACACCGGGAAAGAAATCCGCCATAAATGAGGTGTGACGCTAGAGTCGCTTTTCAGGATTGTGTATCTATTCAATAGCCTAAAAATCCCTGAAAAGGTCTTTTTTTGGTTACTAAGTTaccaaaattaatacaaaatattacatttttatatttgtttattcgtagttgtttgttttattaatattttaaaaattatttacgtgataggtaatataaaaatttttgatttttatttaaaatcgctaatttgttttttttttctttttatttattaaaactgacAAGTATAGATAAAGATTTTCTTTACTTAGTGACTGCAagcgtttatttaattttaataagacTGTGTTAGCATTTATACCGAAGTTTTAATTCACATTATTTGTACGTTGTAGAAATGAACTGTGGCGTATACTtgctctttttttcaaaaaataatacttgtgcaaaaaaatatctttctaCACAATGTCTATGTTAATTTCTTTAAGGGCTTTTAAGTAGATCTTAacttatcaaattaaaaatactattcttcttttttcttaaattttttggatttaattccaataactattttgaaaactaatgaTAGTTTTAGGATCAAAATAAACAGGGCGCCCAAATAATTCCAAATCCACTCTGAAGAAAAGAATGTGCAAATTTTACTGTATGcaagataataataataaaaaagtttttggcaatgataataaaaacatatttaatcAAGTGTTTCTATTACTATTTGCATAACTGTCTGTgtataagaattttaattttttctttgtgaaatattgttaaaaatatttacctaGTTTATGTTGTTTGAAATTATATATACATCAAATTGCACTACTAATCCTTAACACGGGCATGCGAACACATATcaagttaaaaattatattaataaataaatgaacaAGATAGAAAGTTGTTAaagcttaaaattaaataaataagtagGGGAGGGTGGGGCACTTTTGAgcacggggcacatttgaacactgcatataaaattttagttagGTAATCAgtcttttttagaagtatttcgatatttgaacccgtcaacaccatatccataaacGTCAAtgactttttttgttatttcagctggctttcagatttataggttaaaggtgatttttatagtggttttgcattatttcagtttttttagttgtaagagtttaaaaaaaattcggtgGGTGATTTCAACACGCAATAcaattttagttaaatttagaaatttcgatattttcttaaaaaaggcaaaccaacttttttttttttaatgttagaaaatttttatacatatgtatatgtaattacatataaaaaattatttaaaaaaaaaaaacggttctaaatatttttgaatttttttctaaaaattcctttttgcgcaaaaaatttcaaaggtaCTTCGTTTTGTGTAAAAGTTCATTTTAATCGTTTTATaatcaattataaaaacagattttattattttatttttctaaactacttatacatatgaaattccttaaaaataacaaaatttaaattttttctaatttttttttttcggtaaaaaattttaacataatAGTTATTTTTACCATTTGAGCATGTACGTTACGTGCGacccccagtcgtgcattttatttatattaaaagcttacaaaaaaaaagtacacacattaaaaagtttaagatttcttctaaagaataaagctatatttaaatttttagaatGCGTAACACcaataaatccatttttttattacaaaacctatgataaattgtataccatctaaAAGCCTATTGTTTAAGCTCAAATTATTTATATCAATCATGTGTGCcagacatctaaaaaaagtgatagaattttttgaacccaatcaattttcatcaaaaaaaaaaacaaaaaatctatcttttttatcttctaacaccataaaattcatttctttatataacaacctataataataaaaatattttctgaaagcttattattttacgattcaatcatatttctacaatTTTCAATATCAACGGTTTTCTTGATTACCATGCAATTCATCCGTCGAACAACGCAAGAGGCGGAGCATCATTATATAAAAGATTGTATTAAACACTCGTTAGGTTTTAAGCTTGAGCTTGAATCGATGCAACTTATAAGTGTGAAAGTTAAAAATAAGCCTGATGTACTTAATATCTCATCTACATACTGCCCTTCCCggtacaaaattgataaaaatgaattttcaaacttgcTAAAATTACTTAGACCAACTTTTATTATCGGTGGCGACTTTAATGCAAATCATACATTTTGGGGTTCTAGATGCATATATCAAAAAGGTTGAGCGTTATATGAAGCCGGTATGGAGAATAATTGTGACTTCCATTCTACTGGGAAACTAACTTATTGGCGGGCAGATACCTCGAAAATACCTGACCTGATTGATTTCTTTGTAGTCAGGGGAATACCGTCAAATCGAATTAGACTAACAAACGGTAAAGCAAACTGGGAAGGCTTCAAGAAAGATATTGAGGATAATGTTGAATTAAGGGTATCACTACAAACACCTCTTGAGCTTGAGAAAGCGGTAGATAATTTTGTGCATATCTATTGTTCAAAAAGCCGCATGGAAcaaagaaaaacgaaaagcgcgcaaaaaatggcaacaaactcgTGCTCCTCAACACAAAGCTTATCTAAATCCTCTtagtaatttgtttaaaaagatgatatcagattttaagaaccgcgaagctaaaaattacctaaaaaatttgacggcaggtaaagaatctaactactcTCTGTGGAAAGCGATAAAAGCCACAAAAAAACCAAAGCTTCCAGCACGTCCTATAATGAAAGACCAAAATGAATGGGCAAGAAGCGACAGAGAAAAATTAAACGTTTTTGCTGATTACCTAGAGGAAacattcaaaccattcaatggGCAAGCATTGAATGATAGTATAATTATGAATATAACGACAAGTGAAAGCTTCATCACAAGAAATGTTACGCTCGccgaattaaacaaagaaattaagaagctaaagtcaaaaaaagcaccaggatacgacttaattattgggaaaattcttaaaatgccctcacggaaaggtttaataaatCTCCTATATATAATCAATGACACTCTTAGGTTAGAATATATTCCAAACCAATGGAAAGTGGCAGAAGTAATAATGGTATTGAAATTTGAAACCTGGAAAACCATCTCACGAAAAGAAATCGAACAGGCCCATTTCACTTCTTCCTGTAGTGTCGAAGGTCTTTGAGAGAATATTTCTTCAGTGTCTtcagccaataatagaagaaagGGGTCTTATACCTGAACACCAGTTCGGTTTTAGAAGCAAGCACTCGCCAATTGATCAAGTGCATAGAATAACCGATTTTATTGAGAAAGCTCTTaaggaaaagaaaatttgttcagcggtctttttagatgtGTCTCAAGCTTTTGATAAAGTATGGCACGAGGGTCTCAAATTCAAATTAAGACAAGTTCTACCTGAACGACTCTTTaccattcttagagaatatctagagaacagaattttccgtgttagacacggaaatgattactcagactttagggaaatagtggttggggtaccacaaggtagtgttttaggtccCATTCTGTACCCtctattcacacgcgatatacctTAAACACAAAAACTACTATCGCTGACGATAGCGCAATATTTGCAGTAGGCAAAAAAATTAACGAATCGACAAGTAAATTCCAAAATGCtcttaataatgtcaatgaatggacacAAACATTTCGAATAGCACTTAAAAAATGTAAGTCAGTTCATAATAATAAGAAAGTAAATAGactacctttttttattaatactactcaggtcccatttgcaaatgaggcaaaatatctcgggatgactTTCGACGCGAAATTAAGATGAAAaccgcatgttaaaaataaatgtgatcagttacatatgaaattaagtgaaatgtactggttgcacggacaacattctagacttatgaccgatttcataaacatttaaaaggcttttaaatgacgttttttgcaATTAACAAACGTCAATTTAGGACGTAAAACCCagatagatatttaaaagagcTTTATGAAATTGGCCATTAGtatcgaaaacaaattattagtttacaagcaaGTACTTAAAGCTGTCTGGACATATGGTATTAaactctggggttgtacccgcgatataaatttaaaaagattacaaacttttgaaaataaattattaagatcatttgtaaatgtgccgtggtatataagaaatCAAGATCTTgacagggatcttggaatccctatggttcgcgaagaaataaaaactttttcccaaaagcagagaaaacggttagtcgaacatattaatagaacaatactagaaattctcgacgaaacaaacttagtacgacgtttgcgaaggactaaaccttaAAATTTAGTACAGTGAAATAAGATAtacttttatttcttaaaaacttgagatttaattcaaatatttactTTTCAAATTTATTGGTCTAAAGACCAAATTAAACATCAGGGCGCTTAATTCATTCCAAATCCACTCTgatgataaaattttgcaaattttatcCTAAGATAATTATGTAATAATAAtatcaaacatattttttgcaACGATGAAAACATAATATTTAATCAAGTAAAAAACACATGttcaaatattatttaacatttttaactttatttttaaccgacttccaaaaaggaggaggttatcagttcgtctgttttttttttttttatgtttgttatgaGGTAACTTTGGGCTGGCTGaacaaattttgataattctttttgtattttaaagctGGTGTCAGCAGTTTgatgttatttaaattttgtccaGTTCTGACTATATCTATGAGAACCAATGAGAAAACCATACATTCAACTTTCGATCCAtagataaaattgataaaaattattttttttttgaaaaaattttaatacatttcaaaACATATCTCTATCAAGGGCGTGTGAATACAGATCAAGTTAAAATACtgtaattattattatctatCTATTATAATAATATCGGTCTATTATCATACAATTGGAAGAAAATAAATAGGGGGCGCTTAATTCATtccaattttgcattttttttttcattatgttGATAAAAAAGAAGCAAATTTTTTGCAGTGACAATTATATTATGATATTATttggttttcatatttttatcagCAGAAACATCATTAACCTATAAATCTACgaaggtatgtaggtatttatttaaTTGTAAGCATGTGTGTGAAGTTGATCTGGTGCCCGCACGTTTGAGTTTAAGATAAGCTctgcaatttattattattagttaaaaaaaaatacgcactaaagattataatatttgaACATGTGTTTTATTTGcaacgaataaaataaaactccaAAACTGTAACAATGTTTTATATTCGAAAGAATGAAATGTTACCCAACGTATTCTAGTTGTGATGGATTATTCTATCAAGGGCTTTCGTAAGCATTTGCTGTCCATAACCAAAATACCTACCAAAAATCAGATTTTCCTTCATTTTCCAATAGGCATTGGGGCTTTATCCTAGAATAATAAGCTGACCGAGAACTGATCATTAGTTGAAATTCCTTCGTTTTTGGTCATTGTCTTGCATAAAATAATAGaactttcatattattttttgttgttgtaattttattgaaaattattaaaaattaagttcagCCACCACCCATAAGACAGTCATCACGCATCACCAAGTACTCCACCCAACAAGTCACCGTCTAGCAGACCACCCAGAAGATCGTCTTCACCGAGTACTCCACCCAATAAGTCACCGCCCAGCAGACCACCCAGAAGATCGTCTTCACCGTGTACGTCACCTAACAAGTCACCGTCAAGCAAGCCGTCTAAAAGTGGTGGTGCAGAAAAGCTGGATGAAATAATTGCCAAAAAGCTAAAGAGCGCAAGAACTAAAACGTCAAACTGGAACATTTTTATAGAAGTTTTGGTATTGttcttatttattgaaaaattttaagtatgTACTAAATAggttcaaataaaaattcagcttttatacttgaatttttgaaccaaaataacttttttatcaaACAGAATGTGTATTTGACAAACAACACGTGTGaccaaaaaatatgcatttcaATTTGTCAAAACAAAATGACTGAAAGAAATGACTAAAGAAATGtgtgcaaatatttttcttaagatAAGTAAGCTCAAAACACTTTTTAATGCATAATTAGGgcaatacattttaattaattttttttttaaattctgggagcatttttttttcgatagcgCTTCATTTAGTTTATAGGTTTTAAATATTGcagaaagaaagaaattattgatttttttaaataatattgctGGTGCTGCCgttttgttcaaatatttttttttttagtttgaaatctatttgtgagaaaattgcatctactGCAACGAgagaagattgtccctcactcccatattttttttgcttaacgttaacataataaaaaaaaaaaaaattatgataacatttgcaaaatttgatatctcaaaaactttgcacgttagagctattctaatgctagattcaatttaagaaggtcaaaggccatcagaaaagtataatttggtttctatggaaaaatatttctcgccaatatttcTGTCATTTATGGACAGATCGATCTTAAAAATATCTgtacaaaagtatagtttttctacaTAATCTTAAATAAAGGGTTTTAATCTTAGTAACTGctttccaaacttttcaaaaatccaaaacttttttgattgaagaataggctttttttcaaattaaattcatcaaaaatacaa
Proteins encoded in this region:
- the LOC129910388 gene encoding acanthoscurrin-2-like, with amino-acid sequence MNRFDVLVIALFSLLAVISCSFAAPFPAGDGLVGGEDLVGGVLGGDGLVGGLLGGDGLVGGLLDGEGLVGGLLGGDGVVGGLLGGDGLVGGLPGGEGLVGGLLGGDGLVGGLLDGEGLVGGLLGGDGLVGGLLDGEGLVGGLLGGDGLVGGLLGGDGVVGGLLGGDGLVGGLLDGEGLVGGLLGGDGLVGGLLGEPVGGQL